One Mycoplasmoides pneumoniae FH genomic region harbors:
- a CDS encoding P80 family lipoprotein: MKFKIFLGSSFFGVATLLSACGTGRFDQIDDGKIKLAVVTSPSAASSLQTLLDQYNNTKAPADYPVEVVSLDSTGSYTKGKFDTQKRLAAKDKNNFYNLTFNYPDLVSSLAINGMELNLDGVNVSNFEQSFLDFNKNISGVRKPGIYALPATMSGEVLVLNGPVLHYILNSAKKKDGTESKIKTAQLKTASTQAEVKGTMTMASDEQTTKLWTNIQNAAKENADNGTTEKAEKTVSASSLQLKNTNKTTEGTLKIGTDDNTKNLWKKIEDAAKTNGEKGNEKQEATQSNASASLVKLDQKNTSQDKTQNTQTSDDEIKKSWGEYKEVEGGLKGYEFKADVFESWEKLNDFAVRVAKSFSKVSEEKKSGSDIQGVFGIGSLENALYTASFAAGGGDYNNFLFNIKKGRADFSNFFNHNSKTFQSLRDIFNSFKPLIDQKGLINNKHFDTPVNNYAKFHQLAFYVSSTARFPYSFAKDNVKRLIIGKRELEVNPKSMFAIKKENGNNGNSNLLGKVALDNNKSIELYENNIPNGKTDAILIKNQTLISALKNPKQTKSSQRSSQSTNTQNDAICYLAFNSKIRPDDKDIFLLDKFGEKFVTAIVNFEEKTEVKINTLQEKEAVVLPAPQKFKPTDPKSVALVQGPSLIGIHANANEDRSTIKFLNWYLNAEVDWKDGEKKTPAEYLAEKASYLLPFKKVLEKSKQNIKATSKEGEQNQGKKGDGAQNQGKKGDGAQNGKNDKAKHNGFVDIAVSQFLNGSVAKFVEPADFLGIRLRDAVKSTFNAAINNTSINFDKFIQYINDSLGSDFKQRQ; the protein is encoded by the coding sequence ATGAAATTCAAAATATTTTTGGGCAGCAGCTTTTTTGGTGTTGCCACCTTACTTAGTGCTTGTGGTACTGGTCGCTTTGATCAAATCGATGATGGCAAAATTAAGCTTGCTGTTGTCACATCCCCTAGTGCCGCTAGTTCACTGCAAACCTTATTAGATCAATACAACAACACTAAAGCACCAGCTGATTATCCAGTGGAAGTAGTTTCACTAGACAGTACTGGGAGCTATACTAAAGGGAAATTTGATACCCAAAAACGGTTAGCTGCTAAAGATAAAAATAACTTTTATAACCTAACCTTTAACTACCCCGACTTAGTTTCATCTTTAGCAATTAACGGAATGGAACTCAACCTTGATGGGGTTAATGTTTCTAACTTCGAACAGTCTTTCTTAGACTTCAACAAGAACATTAGTGGCGTACGCAAACCCGGCATTTACGCCTTACCAGCTACCATGAGTGGTGAAGTTTTGGTTTTAAATGGGCCAGTTCTCCACTACATCTTGAACAGTGCCAAGAAGAAGGATGGTACCGAATCAAAAATTAAAACTGCTCAATTAAAAACAGCTTCAACTCAGGCAGAAGTTAAGGGTACTATGACCATGGCTAGTGATGAACAAACCACAAAGCTTTGGACTAATATTCAAAACGCCGCTAAGGAAAATGCCGATAACGGTACAACTGAGAAAGCGGAAAAAACAGTTTCCGCTAGTTCGTTGCAATTAAAAAATACGAATAAAACCACCGAAGGTACCCTAAAAATTGGTACTGATGACAACACTAAAAATCTTTGAAAAAAGATTGAAGATGCCGCAAAAACTAACGGGGAAAAAGGTAATGAGAAGCAAGAAGCTACTCAAAGCAATGCTAGCGCTAGTCTCGTTAAGTTGGATCAAAAAAATACTAGTCAGGATAAAACTCAAAACACCCAGACTAGTGATGATGAAATTAAAAAATCTTGAGGCGAATATAAGGAAGTAGAAGGCGGTCTTAAGGGTTATGAATTTAAGGCTGATGTCTTTGAGAGTTGGGAAAAGTTAAACGATTTTGCAGTACGGGTAGCAAAGTCGTTTAGCAAGGTTTCTGAAGAGAAGAAAAGTGGTAGTGACATCCAGGGTGTTTTTGGCATTGGTAGTTTAGAAAATGCGCTTTACACTGCATCATTTGCAGCCGGTGGTGGCGACTATAACAACTTCTTGTTTAACATTAAAAAAGGTCGCGCTGATTTTAGTAACTTCTTTAACCACAATTCAAAAACTTTCCAAAGTCTAAGAGATATTTTCAACAGCTTTAAGCCTTTAATTGACCAAAAGGGTTTAATTAATAACAAACACTTTGATACTCCAGTGAATAATTACGCTAAATTTCACCAATTGGCATTCTATGTATCATCGACAGCTCGCTTTCCTTACTCGTTTGCCAAAGATAATGTAAAACGCTTAATTATTGGTAAACGCGAATTGGAAGTAAACCCTAAATCAATGTTTGCCATTAAGAAGGAAAACGGCAATAACGGTAACAGCAACCTCTTAGGTAAAGTTGCACTAGATAACAATAAATCTATTGAACTTTACGAAAATAATATTCCTAACGGTAAAACTGATGCCATCTTAATTAAGAACCAAACTTTAATTAGTGCGTTGAAGAATCCAAAACAGACAAAGAGCTCTCAAAGATCTTCTCAGTCTACAAACACCCAAAATGATGCCATTTGTTACTTAGCCTTCAACAGCAAGATTAGACCAGACGATAAAGACATTTTCCTATTAGACAAATTTGGTGAAAAATTTGTCACCGCAATTGTTAACTTTGAAGAAAAAACGGAGGTCAAAATTAATACGCTCCAAGAAAAGGAAGCTGTTGTTTTACCAGCACCACAAAAGTTTAAACCTACTGATCCAAAATCAGTGGCACTTGTTCAAGGTCCAAGTTTAATCGGTATTCACGCTAACGCTAACGAAGACCGTTCAACCATTAAGTTTCTCAACTGGTACCTTAATGCTGAAGTTGATTGAAAAGATGGAGAAAAGAAAACACCAGCAGAATACTTAGCAGAAAAAGCTTCTTACCTATTGCCGTTTAAAAAAGTATTAGAAAAATCCAAGCAAAACATAAAAGCGACCTCTAAGGAAGGAGAGCAAAATCAAGGCAAGAAAGGTGATGGTGCACAGAACCAAGGTAAGAAGGGCGATGGAGCTCAAAATGGTAAGAATGATAAAGCAAAGCACAATGGTTTTGTCGATATTGCCGTCAGCCAATTTTTAAACGGTTCTGTCGCTAAGTTTGTGGAACCAGCTGACTTTTTAGGTATTCGCTTACGTGATGCCGTTAAGAGTACCTTTAACGCTGCCATTAACAACACCTCAATTAACTTTGACAAGTTCATTCAGTACATTAACGATTCTTTAGGTAGCGACTTTAAGCAAAGACAGTAG